In Desulfuromonas acetexigens, the following proteins share a genomic window:
- a CDS encoding NUDIX domain-containing protein encodes MSEHLACPECGAKVKSYRNPFPTVDVIIRVGDKIVLIERRNEPKGWALPGGFVDYGESLEEAARREALEETGLALRDLRQFGAYSDPGRDPRQHNISVVFTAEGIGNPQGSDDAARARLFAFDALPSPLCFDHQRILDDYRAGKPPMARTSERG; translated from the coding sequence ATGAGCGAGCATCTGGCCTGCCCCGAATGCGGTGCGAAAGTGAAATCTTACCGGAATCCTTTTCCCACGGTCGATGTCATCATCCGTGTGGGGGACAAAATCGTCCTGATCGAACGCCGCAACGAACCGAAGGGCTGGGCGCTGCCAGGGGGCTTTGTCGATTACGGCGAAAGCCTGGAAGAGGCCGCCCGGCGCGAGGCGTTGGAGGAAACCGGGCTGGCTCTGCGCGACCTGCGCCAGTTCGGCGCCTATTCCGATCCCGGGCGCGACCCGCGCCAGCACAACATTTCGGTCGTCTTTACCGCCGAGGGGATCGGCAATCCGCAGGGGAGTGACGATGCGGCGCGGGCGAGGCTTTTTGCGTTCGATGCCCTTCCCTCTCCCTTATGTTTCGACCACCAGCGGATTCTCGACGATTATCGCGCGGGAAAACCACCGATGGCGCGGACCTCGGAGCGCGGCTAA
- a CDS encoding menaquinone biosynthetic enzyme MqnA/MqnD family protein has product MSLVVGHIKYINCAPFFHYLPECGFDGTIVDGVPSHLNRLLAEGGVDLSPSSSFEYARNWREYLLFPELSISACGPVRSVLLFSGRPIETLDGDHIALTGDSATSVNLLKIILKEFYDLRDVRCAVPAGPVEAVMAEGGSALLIGDRALKSAQEKAAPYIYDLAELWLQHTGLPFVFALWILRRQAAREKADAVRTLHGQLKCSRERAFASLENLAKATPEREWMGEGGLVDYWNCMSYELGEAHLEGLRLYFHLCARHHLLDEEPELHFWGG; this is encoded by the coding sequence ATGAGTCTGGTCGTCGGTCACATCAAGTACATCAACTGCGCCCCGTTTTTTCATTACCTACCCGAGTGCGGCTTTGACGGCACCATTGTCGACGGTGTTCCTTCCCATCTCAACCGGTTGCTGGCCGAAGGCGGGGTTGACCTCAGCCCCTCATCTTCCTTCGAGTACGCCCGCAACTGGCGGGAATATCTGCTTTTTCCCGAACTCTCCATCAGTGCTTGCGGGCCGGTGCGGAGCGTGCTGCTTTTTTCCGGCCGCCCCATCGAGACGTTGGACGGTGACCATATCGCCCTCACCGGCGACTCGGCGACTTCGGTCAATCTGCTCAAGATTATCCTGAAGGAATTCTATGATCTTCGGGATGTCCGCTGCGCCGTGCCCGCAGGCCCGGTCGAGGCGGTCATGGCCGAAGGAGGCAGCGCCCTGCTTATCGGTGACCGGGCATTGAAGTCGGCCCAGGAAAAGGCCGCCCCCTATATCTACGACCTGGCCGAACTCTGGTTGCAGCATACCGGCTTGCCCTTCGTTTTCGCCCTGTGGATTCTGCGGCGGCAGGCAGCGCGGGAAAAGGCCGATGCGGTGCGCACTCTGCACGGGCAGCTCAAATGCTCGCGCGAACGGGCCTTCGCCTCTTTGGAAAACCTGGCCAAGGCGACCCCGGAGCGGGAATGGATGGGGGAGGGGGGACTCGTCGATTACTGGAACTGCATGTCCTACGAGTTGGGCGAGGCGCACCTGGAGGGGTTGCGTCTCTACTTTCATCTCTGCGCCCGGCATCATCTTCTCGACGAAGAGCCGGAACTTCACTTCTGGGGCGGTTAG